Below is a window of Holophagales bacterium DNA.
TTCGGCGCGACGCCCTCGACCGCCAGGGTGTAGCTGCCCGGGGCGAGGTTCTCGAGGAGCTCGGTACCGGCCGCGGGCAGGGTGACGTGCCCCTCGTTGCCCCACGAGCGGTAAGGGTGCGGCTGCCCGAGGGCGTTCCGAAGCGTCGCGCTCCCCTTCGCCCGCGACGCCTCGCCCGGGAGGATCTCGACGCTCCCCCCTGGCGTCAGCGCCACCGGGAGAGGGGCGCCGGGGACGACGACCCCTTCGAGGACCTGCGTCGCGTAGCCGTTCGAGCCGACGACGAGCGAGTACCTGCCGGGCCTGAGCGAAGAGATCTCGCCCTTGCCGTCGCCGTCGAGCGAGAGCCACGTGGAGGTGACGTTCGCGCCCGCTCCGTCCTTGACCCTGACGTTGGCCGAGCGGAGCGGAATCTGGTAGATCCCGTCCCTCACGCGGACTTCGAGCCCCTCGCCCCGGGTCATCTCGATCGTCCCCGCGTCGCCCCCGTCCTCCGTCGCCGAGGCGTTGTCGCTGGCCTCCTGGTAGCCGGAACGGCGAAGGGTGAGCTTGTAGGCTCCAGGCTCCACGTCGTCGACGAAGAAGCGGCCGTTCGAGTCGGAGGTCGCGAAGCCCGGGCGAGCCGATGGCGTGCCGTCGAGGGCCGCCGTGATCCGGGCATCGGCGAGGGGCTGTTTCGTCGAGCCGTCGACCACGACGCCGAAGAGGCGTGCCATCGGCAGGTCGACGTCGAGCGAGGCCTCCCCGTCGATCCGGAGCTCCTTCGATACCGTGCGTCCTCCCGACCCCGGCGCGCCCTGGACGTTGACGGTGTAATCGCCGGGCGTGATCCCCTCGATCCGGTAGGAGCCGCTCTCGTCGGTCCGCGCCGAGCCCGACGAGGAACCACGGCCGCCGCCCACGAAGACCCTCGCCTCCGCCACCGGCTGCCCGCCGCGCGTCACGCGCCCCGCGAGCGCGCCGGTCCCCTCGAAGACGACCTCGGCTTCGGCCTCTCTCTGCCCCTCGGCGATCGTCACGCTCCCGGTCGCCGACCGGGTCGACCCCGCGAGGAAGTCTCCCGCGGTGGCGCGGAGCGAGATCGTGCCGGCCGGCGCGCCGGCCAGCTCGAACCGCCCGTCGGCGCCCGTCCGCGCGGACGCCCAGTACTCACGGGGACCGTTCGCGTTGACGCTCACCCCCGGCGCGGGACGCGTCGGGAAGGCCCGAGACGACGCCGCGGATCGTCGCGCCTCCGGCGAGGACGAGCGTGACGTCCTCCTTCGTCTCCCCTGCCACGAGAATCGCTTCCACGGGCTCCGTCGTCTGGCCGGGAACGCTCGCGCGGAGCGTGAAGCGTCCGGGCGAAAGATGGTCGAAGCGGAACCGCCCGGAGGCGTCCGTGGTGGCCGACTCGCCGCCGCCGAATCCGCGCCCCGGCGCGTTCGCCCCTTCGAGCGCCACTTCGGCCCCCGGCACGGGCTGCCGCGTCTCGGAGAGGACGACGCCCCCGAGGGAGCTTCCGCGCGAGAGGGCGACCTCGACGCTGCTCCCCCCTTCCTTCAGGTCGACGTTCTCCGTGCGGTCCGTGTAGTCGGCGTGCTGGACGGAGACGGTCACCTTGCCGGGGGCGAGCCCCTCGACCTCGAACCGGCCGTCGACGTCGGTGACGAGGTCGCCGCCGAAGCCTGACGCCGGGAACGCCGCACCGCCGGTTTCTCCGGAAATCCCTACCGTCGCCTCCGGGACGCCCCGCCCGGACCTCGCGTCGGTGACCCGCCCCTTCAGCGTGCTTCCGGGCGGGACCCGGATCTCGACTCCGTCCGTCGTCGTCGCCTCTTCTACGACGACGCCACCGGCCCGACCGGCCTGGTACCCCTTCGCCGTCACGACGACCTGCCACTTCCCGGCAGGGACGTCCTCGATGGCGAAACGGCCGTCCGGGGCCTCGACGGCGACCGCCTCGCCCGCGCCTCCGAAACCGCGGCCTCCGGCCCGCCGCCCGGCACGCATCACGTTGCCGCCCCCGAAACCCGGACGATCCGCCTGGAAGGAGACGTCGAACGACGTGAGCGGCTGACCGGTCCTTCCGTCGACCGCAACACCCTCGATCCGGCCGGCCCCCTCGACGATCCACTCGACGTCCGCCGCGGGCGCCACGATGCCTCGCTTCAGCGGCCCGGGCCCCCCCGCGAGGGCCACGGCGAAGAGCTGCAGGTCGTAGGCTTCCCCGGCCTTCAGGCCGTCGAGGAAGAACGCCCCGTCCGGCCCGGTCGGCATCGCGACCGACCCGAAACCTCCCGTCGGCGCCTTGCCGGACAGCCGGGGTATGACGAGGTAGCCCTCTGCGCCCCCACCGGTCTTGCGGAGGACGAAGCCCGCGATCGCCGCCCCCGGGGAGAGCACGACGTCGACCGGTTCGGGATGCGTGTCGCGCACGAGCCTCAGCGGGTCGACGACCTCCGTCGCCCGGCCCGGCGCCTTCGCGCTGAACGCCCAGTCGCCGGCGGGAATCCCCTTCAGCTCGAAGCGCCCGTCGGCACCGCTCTTCGCCGAGGGCGATCTCCGAGACGCCGCCGAAGCTCATCTGCATCATTCGTCCTCCGCTGGAGGAGCGGACGACGCGCGACTGCGAGAGCGCCACCTCGACGCCGGCGATCGGATTGCCCTCGAGGTCCTTCACCGTCCCCGTCAGAACGAGGCCGCGCCGCAGGGTGACGATTGCTCCCGTGCGCGTTCCGCCGGCCACGAGCGAGATTCCCCCGAGCTTTCCCTTCTCGTAGTCCGGGTGCTGCACGTCGATCCGCTGGTTCTCGCCCGGTGGGAGACGCGAGACGGAGAAGGTTCCGTCGGCGCGCGAGCGGATCCTCGCTCCCGTGTCGCCCGCCCAGGCCCGCATCACCAGGCGGAACGGGCTGTCGCCGCCGGAGACGACGGACCCTCGCGTCCGCCACCGGCCCGCCGTCCTCGTCGACGACCCGCCCCGAGAGCGACGCGCCGCGCGTGAGCGGGACGTCGAGGACCTTCGTCGCCCCTTTCTCGAGCCGGACGTTCGCGCGCGTCCACCGGACGTGCGCGGGCTCGTCCGCGCGAACGGTCACGTCCGCGGGCCGTAGCCCCTTCAGCCGGTAGCGTCCGTCGGCCCCCGAGCGCGCCACGAGCCGGCCCGGGCCCGAGGAGACCGTCAGCTTCACGCGCGGGACGGGCTTCAGCGTGGCAACGTCGAGCGTCCGCCCCTCGAGGACCGTCGGCGGGGCGAGCGCGAGCACGACCGGCTTCCCGCCCGGCACGGGCGTCACGCCGGGAGCTTCGGCGAATCCGTCGTCCCCGGCGTCGGCGACGACGCTCCCGCGGCGGGAAGGAAGATCGGCGAGACGGAAGGTGCCGTCGGCGCCGACCTCGACCCAGCGGGTCTCGAGCCCGTCCCCCTCGTACCGCACGAGCGCACCGGCCGCAGGCTTGCCGTCCCTCTTCTTCACGCTCCCGGACAGAGGCGCCCCCGCCACCAGGGCGATGGCCCGGCTCTGAGCGCCCCCTTTCGCCCCGCTCAGGTGCGCCGGCGCGAAGCCGTCCGCCACGACGAGCAGCTCGTTGCGCTCGGACGCCGCATTCTCGAAGCGGAACGTCCCGTCCGCGCCCGTGCTCGATTCCTCGGGGACGGGGCTGAGACCGAAAGAGCCGTCGAAGCGCCCCCGCGCCGTCAGCGTGACGCGCGCCCCGGCGACCGGCCTGCCCCCCGGCCCTGTGACGCGCCCCGCCAGCGCCTCGGCCTTCCGGAGCGGCAGCTCGCCGAGCTCGTCCGTCTCGGATGCGTCGTAGATGCCCTCGAGCTCTGCCGCGATGGCACCCTTCGCGGCGATGCGGACGCGGTAGAGGACCTCCTTCCCGGGCGCGGCGGGAACCGTGAGGGCGAACGCCCCGCCGGACCCGGCCGTCACCGAAGCGAGCGCCTTCGGCTCGGCCTCGCCCCGCGCCTGGCGGCGCGCCTTCTCCAGCGGCTCCTCGAACGGGATCGCCGAGACGATCGCGGCGGCCGGCTTGCCGTCGATCGCGACGGTGCCGCTCAGCGTTCCCGCGGAAGCGGACGGGCCCGGGAGGACGAAGACGAACGCCAGAAGGGCGACGGCCAGACGGGTTCGAGTCACGAGGACCTCCATGGGCTTCCTGCGGCGGTCCGCCGCGGGCATCTCCTGGGACGCACGGAACGAACGCTCAGTTTACGGAGGGCGGCCTCCGCGGTCACGCGCATCTTCCGCCACGGCTCCACGACGACCTTCGGCCCTCCGGCCCACCGGTCCTACAATCCGAGGCCTGCACCCCGGAGGGAACGTGATGAGCCAGCCGATCGTGGTCCGGAAGTACGAGAACCGCCGTCTCTACGACACGTCGTCGAGCCGCTACGTCAACCTCCCCGAGATCGCCCAGATGGTCCGCGAGGGGGCCGAGGTGCAGGTCGTCGACGCGAAGTCGGGCGAGGACATCACGCGGGTGATCCTCACGCAGATCATTCACGAGGACGCCCGCCAGAAGAAGGGCGAGCTGCCGCTCCCGTTCCTGCGCGAGCTGATCGTCACCTCCGACCGGGCCTTCCGCGACTTCCTCTCCTGGTACTCCGACGCCGCGCTCTCGGCGCAGCGAGGGGCGAAGGAGGTCTTCACGCCGCTCGCCCACGCCCTGCCGTTCCTCGAGAGGACGCTGGAGACGCTCCGGCAGAAGGCGGCACAGGGGGGCCCGGGCAGGCCCGAGACCGCGGCGACCTCGACCAGGCCGGACGACGTCGAGAGCCTGAAGGCGCGCATCACCGAGCTGGAAGCCCAGCTCTCCGTGCGGCGTGCTCCGCGCCGAAAGGCGCCGAAGGCCGAAGCCGTTCCCCGGCGGGCCGCCCGGCGGCCCGCGCGCTGACGGCGCCGTCCGGGTCCGCTCCTTACGCGACGATCCGGGTCAGCGCGGCGTAGAGATCGGCGGCGCTCGCGGGCCTGCGATCGGGCCGCTTGGCCAGGCAGGCGAGGATGAGCCTCTCGAGGTAGTCGGGCAGGTCGGGACGCAGCGAGCCCGGCCGCGGCGGCTCGGCGGAGACGTGCTTGTGCATCACCTCCGCCGCCTCCTTGCCGAGGAAGGGGCGCTGCCCGGTGAAGAGCTCGAACAGGACGACGCCGATGGTGTAGAGGTCGCTCCGGGCGTCCAGGTCGCGCCCGAGCGCCTGCTCCGGGCTCATGTAGTGCGGCGTCCCCACCGTCAGCCCGTCGAGGGACGCGTGGTCGGACCCGTCGGCCGTCCGCGCGATGCCGAAGTCCATCACCTTCACGACGCCGTTCGGCAGGACCATGATGTTCTGCGGCTTGATGTCGCGATGGATGATTCCCGCCTCGTGGATCGCGGTGAGCCCGCGGCAGAGCTGCTTGGCGATCTGCAGGCCGGGGGCGAGGGCCACTGCGCCGCGCCGGTCGAGGAGCTCGCGCAGCGTCGTTCCGGGGACGTACTCCATCGTCAGGAAGCGGAGGCCGTCGGCCTCGCCGAGGTCGTGCGTCCTCACGACGTTCGGGTGGGTGATCTTGCGGGCGAGGCGAATCTCCTGCTTGAGCGTCTGGACGGCCTGCGTCCCTTCCGCGAAGGCCTCCGGGGTCAGCACCTTCAGCGCGACCTCCTCGTCCAGCTCCCGGTCGAGGACCTGGTAGACCGCGCCCATCCCCCCGCGGCCGAGAACCGAGAGGACGTCGTACCTCCCGGCGAACGTGGTGCCGAGGCGCGGGCCGGAGGCGGCGGCGCGGGCGCCCCCGGGTGAAACGGTCGCGGCGGAAGTCACCGAGGTCGGCGCGACGCCGCGGGTGGCGTCGGCAGGCCTGCGGCGCATCTCGGCGAGGAGCTCCTCCAGCTGGCGCTTCTCACGCAGCTCGCCGACGAGCGCCTCGAAGGCGCGCGCGAGCAGGCCCACCTCTCCGCTCCCTCCCGACGGGAGCTTCACGTCGAGGTTGCCGTCCCGGACGGCGATGGCGCCCGCGGCCAGCTGCTGCAGCGGCCGGGCGATCCGGCCCCCGAGGAGGAAGCTGACCGGGATCGAGACGACGAGGACGCCGAGGCCGACGAGGAGGAGCGTCTCGCGGATCTTCCGGAAGGCGGCCGTCTCCTCCTCGCGCGAGCGCGAGACGACGACCGCGCCGAGGGCCTCGCCGGACGCGGAGAGAACCGGGATCGCCTTCACGACCCGCCGCTCGCCGCTCACGACGAGATCGAGCGGCCCCACCTCCGCCCCCTCCCGGAAGAGCTTCGCCAGGACCGACGGGTCGCCCTTCAGGGCGGGGACGAGCATGTCGCCCCCGAAGTCGTCGGTCGCCGCCCCGATCTCGAGCTGCGGAGGCGCCCCCTTCTTCGCCGTGTCGGCGACGAAGGCGACCTGCCCGCCCGTCAGATCCCGGAGCTCCCGCGCGCGCGCCTCGTCGAGCGGAATCGACGCGGCGACGACGCCGACGAGGCGGGCCTCCCCCTTCTGGGGATCGCCCGCGACGACCGGCGCCGCGGCGACGATGGCGAGGGTCTTCCCCTCCCGGATCGTCGCGGCCGACTCCGTCCAGGAGTCGAGCGGCTCGGCCACCCACGCGACCTCGCGGAACGAGCGTCTCTCCTCCTCGACGGGGGTCCGGTCGCTGCGCGCCACGAGGACGCCCCCGCGGTCGAAGAAGAAGAACGTCCGCGCGTTCAGGATCTGGGCCTTGTCCTTTGCGGTGTCCCAGACGGTCCCGACGGGAGAGTCGAAGATCGCCTTGATTCCCGGCTCCTCGGCCACCGACCTCAGCGTCGCCTTCAGCTGCGACTCGAGGCCCGTCCGGTAGAACGCGACGTCGCCCGGGATCTTGCGCAGGGCGGTCCGAATGCTCTCCTCCGCGATCTGGTTCGCACGCCACGTCGCGATCGCCACCGCGAGGCCGAGCGTGACGACGACGAGGAGCGCGGCCGAAAGGAAGTACTGCGTCTTCAGGCGAAGCCCTTTCGCCGCCAGACGCGCGCCGCCGAGACCTGCGCTCAGCGGACCGGAGGCGCCGGCGCGAGGGGCGACCACGGTGGGGGCGGATTCGGAGAGGGAGTCTTCAGTAGCGGTTTTCATCGTCGTCCGGCGGGGGATAGTTCTTCCCGTGCTTGTTCTTGTGGGGTTGCTCTTTCCACTGCGACGCGTCGAAGGGAACGGTGACCTCGATCGTGCCGCCCGCCGGGACAGCGACCGTCCCGCTCCACTCGCCACCCCGCTCCTCCCAGACCTTCAGGGTCTGGCGGCCGGCCGGGACGCCGGACACGAGAGCGATTCCGTCTTTTCCGGCCTGGGCGTAGAGGTTCCCGTCGACGACGACGACGTAGGCCGCCATCTGGGGGTGGATGTTGCAGTAGACGCGGACGACGCCCGGCTTCTCGAAGCTCGTCTCCCGCGCGGCCCCGTTGCGGTAGAGACCGAGGTCGAACGGCGAGGTCTCCGAGAGACTGAAGACGTTGTGGAAGATCTTGTCGTAGTTCGGGAACGTGACGGCCGATCCCTTCGGGACCGCCAGGACGCGCGGCTCGAACCTCTTCTCACGCGAGGCCATCCGGGGACGCGCTGCCGGGGACGCGCCGCGCAGGCCGGGAAACCAGGCGACGGCGTCGGCTGAGGGAGCGGCCTTTCCGTCGGCTCCGGTCACGAGGACCTTCACCCGCACGTTTCCCGGCGGGATCGGCGTCGGGGTCGGGCGCGGCGTCGAGGTGGCCGCCGGCAGAGGAGTGACCGCAGGCAACGGCGTTACGGCAGGCGGCGGGCTCGGAACCGGATGCCAGGGCGGGCTCGGCACTGGGGACGGTGCCCACGGCGGGGTCGGCGCAGGGGACGGACCCCACCGGGGTACAGCGGTCGGGCTCGACCTGCGCAGCGCGGGCGTCGGCACGGTCCGGTCGTACTGACCGGCGACGGTCCGCGGGTGGAGCGCCAGCAGCGCCACGCAGGCGAGGAGGGGTCGCGAAGGCATACGGTTCAGAACGATTCTATGCCGAGAGCGACGCCATCTCAGACCGGATGCGGCGGACGGCCTCGACGACCTCCGACGCCGCGAAGTCGACCTCGGCCACCGTCGTGAACCGGCCGAGACCGAACCGGATCGTCGCCTTGGCGAGGGCGTCCGGGACGCCGAGCGCCCGCAGGACGTGGCTCGGCTCGGCCGACGCCGTCGTGCAGGCCGACCCCGAGGAGACCGCGAGGTTTCGAAGGGCCGTGATGAGGCGCTCCCCGTCGACGCCCGCGAAAGAGAGGCTCAGGTTGCCCGGCAACCGCTCGACCGGGTGCCCGTTGAGGGTGACGCCGTCGAGCGCGCCACGGATCGCCCCGTCGAGCCGGTCTCGCAGAGCGACCAGGCGCGCCGCCTCGACGTCGCGCTCCCGGGACGCGAGCCGGACGGCCGCACCGAAGCCGGCGATCCCCGGTACGTTCAGGGTCCCCGAGCGGAGGCCTCGCTCGTGTCCGCCGCCGAACACGAGGGGCGCGAGGGCCACCCGCGGCCGGCCCCTCACCCAGAGCGCACCGACTCCCTTCGGGCCGTGGAGCTTGTGGGCGCTGAGAGAGGCGAGCGCGACGCCGGAACTCACGTCGAACGGCACCTTCCCGAGGGCCTGCGCGGCGTCGGTGTGGAAGAGGACGCCGCGTGAACCACAGAGCGCGCCGATCTCCGCCACCGGGTTGAGCGTCCCGACTTCGTTCTGGGCCGCCATCAGCGAGACGAGGATCGTCCGGTCCTTCAGCGCCGCGGCGACCGCCTCCACCGCGATCCGCCCCGTCTCGTCCGGTGCGAGAACCGTCACTTCGAACCCCTCCGCGGCGAGCTGCCGGCAAGGGTCGAGAACGGACCGGTGCTCGACGGCGGAGGTGACGACGTGGTCTCCCCGACCGCGGGCGGCCCTGGCGGCGCCGAGGATCGCGAGGTTGTTCGACTCGGTCGCGCCGGACGTGAAGACGATCTCCGCGGGCTCGGCGCCGAGGGCCGCCGCGATCTCCTCGCGTGCGGACGAGACGGCGCTCTCGGCGGCCCAGCCGAAGGCGTGCTGGCGGGAGGCGGCGTTCCCGAAGTCCCCCGTGAGCCAGGGGAGCATCGCCTCGAGGACACGCGGGTCGAGCGGCGTCGTCGCCTGGTGATCCAGGTAGACGGGCCGCCGGCGGCTCACGGCGCGGCGACCGCCGCCGACTGGCGCTGCGACTCCGGCGACCTGAGGATGTCCTCGAGCGACACGGCTTCGAACGCCCCGTTCACCAGGTGGTTGAGCCGGCGCATCGCGTCGGTCGCCACGCAGAAGGGGCGCGTCCGGCAGCGGCCAGTCGACGTTCCGCTCGAGCAGAACGTCAGCGAGATCGGCCCCTCGAGGGCGTTGACGATGGACCGGAGGGTCACCTCTCCGGCCGGCCGGGCCAGGCGGTAGCCGCCACGGCTCCCACGCTCCGACGTGACGAGGCCCGCGCGGGCGAGCCTCTTCAGGACCTTGGCGACGATCGTCGCGGAAACGCCGTACGTGGCGGCAAGCTCGGTGGTCGAGACGCACGCGTTGCGGCGCGCGATCTCGGTCAGGACGAGAATGCCGTAGTCGACGATGCGGTTGAGCTTCAGCATCGCGGAGCCCCCAACAGGCCACTATAGGCCCGGCGAGGGGCCGGTTCAATTCTGCGGATCCTCGCTAGACTCCCGCCGCGTGCCTGGGTTCCTTTCCCCCCCGCCCCGCGTGAGGCTCGTGAACGCCTTCGGGCGACCGTTCGACGGCGTCGTCGCCGCCGCGCGCACCTGCTACAGCCCGAAGGGGATCGTCACCCCCGAGGAGGTCGCGGGCGACGCGATCGCCGACCCCGCCGAGAGGGAGCGCCGCCGCGCGCGGCGCGACGCCCTGGCCCGGGACGTGTACCTCGCCGGGCACCACACGACGTTCCAGCACGCGCACTTCCAGTTCACGCTCGAGAACGTCAGCCGCCAGCTCGTCTGGTCCTTCCTCCACGCCCACCCCTTCTACAACTCCGAGCAGACCTCGCAGCGCTACGTCGAGGTGAAGCCGGGGACGTTCGCCGTCCCGCCGCTCGCGGGCGAGGCGCTCGAGGTCTACCGCGCCGCCTGCGAGAGGCAGACCCTGGCCTATCGCCGCCTCGGCGAGCTCCTCGTCCCCGTGGCCTCGCGGGCCTTCTACGGCACGTTCCGCGGGCGGGAGAGCCAGCCGGCCCGCTGGGAGAAGGCGATCCGCAAGCGCGCCCTCGAGGTGGCCCGCTACGTCCTCCCGGTCGCCACGTTCACGACGCTCTACCACACCGTTTCGGCCGTCACCCTCTTCCGGTACCGGCGCCTCGCGGCGACGTTCGACGCCCCGACCGAGCAGCGGCTGGTCGTGGAGGCGATGACCCAGGAGCTTCTCCGGCACGACCCGGCCTACGCCGGCGTCCTCGAAGAGCCGGTGCCGCTCGAGGCGACGCCCGAGTTCGCTCTCGCCGAACGCCTCTTCGGCGGTCCCCGCCCCGACCGGCCGGGCGACGCGTCGTTCCGCGCGCGATTCGACGCGGGGCTCGGCGGGCGGATCTCGCGCCTCGTCGATCGGAAGGCGCGGAACGAGGAGCTGCTCGCCGAAGCGGTCAGGGAGGTCGTCGGGATCTCTCCCGAAGCCCTCTCCGACGACGAGGCGATCGCCCTCGCGATCGACCCGGCCGGGAATACTCTCCTGGGCGAGGCGCTCAACCTCACCGACCACGGCAAGCTCGCACGGGCCCTGCATCACCCCGCCTACACCTTCCGCAAGAAGCTCTCCCACACGGCCGACAGCCAGGACCAGCGCCACCGGACGACCCCCGCCTCCCGCCCCACGCTCCACGCCTATCTCACCGACGACCCCGACTACGTCACCCCGATGCTCCTCGCGGAGCCCGGCGAGGCGAAAGCGCTCTACGACGAGACGATGGAGAGGACCTGGGAGGCGATCCGGCGCCTTCGCACCCTCGGCGTCCCCGACGAGTTCGCGCCTACCTTCTCCCGAACGCCGTCGCGCTGCGCTTCACCGAGTCGGCCGACCTCGCCGGCCTCCGCCACAAGCTCGCCATGCGCCTCTGCTTCAACGCACAGGAGGAGATCTGGCGCGCGTCCCTCGACGAGGCCGAACAGGTGCGGGAGGTGGAGCCGCGCATCGGCCGCTGGCTCCTCCCCCCCTGCGGGCTGCGCGCCCGCGCCGGCGCGAAGCCCGTCTGCCCCGAGGGCGAGCGTTTCTGCGGCGTCCTCGTCTGGAAGAAGGACCTCGCGGACTACCGGCGCCTCTTCTGACGCAGAACGGACCCCGGGGTCAGGTCCAAAACCGTGTATTGTCTGCGACAATACACGGTTTTTGACCTGACCCCCAGTTCTTTGACCCCCATCCCCTTCGCTTTATTCTTCGTTCTGCAGGAGGAGGCGGAGGGCCGTCTCGGTCGGGGTGCCGGGCGGGAGAAGGACGATCGGGAGCGTGCCGGGCACTTCGTCGCGGATCGCCGCGGCGACCTGCGGGTCGTCCGTGACCACGGTGTCGACGCGCGAGGAGCGGGAGAGCGTCTCGAGCGTGCCGTCGACGCCCCGGGCCGAGAAGAGGACCGCATCGGCCGGAAGGAAGGCCCGGAGCCGCTCGACGAGCCCCTCGTCCGCGGAGGAGACCAGGAGGTGCCTCACCGCGCTACCGGGCCGTCACCATCGGCGTCGCGACGGGGAAGAGCTTCCTGCCCATCGCATCGCCTTCCGCGGCGAAGACGACGAGGTAGTAGTGCCCCGGTCCCCGGTCGAGGGCAACGACGAGCTCGACCCTGCCGCTCGCGTTCGGCCGGAAGTCACCCGGCTCACCCGATGCCCACCGGGTCCCGGCCGGGGGATAGGGGCGGAGAGTCCGCAAGGCCGGCGGCAGGCCGTAGGAGCCCCGTGCAGAGATCTCGGACCTGGACATCGGCCTCGGAGGTTCCTCGTACGCGACCTCGACGGCGCCGACGTTCCAGCCGCGCGGGAGCTTCAGCGCGACGAGCGCCCCCTTCCCCGCCTTCACCGGCCCCGGGGGCAGCTCGGCCCACTCGAGAACGCGCCGGCTGTACTCCTCGGTCATCCGCATCTCGCCGCCGACGATCGCGAAGCCGATGCCGACGTGCGTCCAGATCGGGTCGAGAACCGTCCTGCGGTGGCCGTCGTCCGGCGGCCTCTCGGCCATGAAGGCCGCGTGCATCGCCTTCAGGAGCTCGACGGGGGGCTCGGTGAACTCGAAGCCGCGGCGGCTCTCGGCCGCGAAGTTCTGGGCGTGGTGGTCGATCCCGCCGGCGAGCGCCCAGCGCAGGTACGGCGGGCGCCCGGCGAGGTCCCAGTGGCCCGACGTCCGGTTCCGGGCCGCGTCCTCGCAGAACTCGTCCCCCACTTTCGCCCCGAGGAGGTCGTACGCCAGGGCCGGGGCGCCGTGCGCCGACCGCTCCTCGTTGATCACCCTGAGAAGCTCGGCCTTGGCCGCGGGGACGTTCTCGGCGTAGTCGGGCGCGAGGCTCGACATCACGACCCGGCGCGGCTCGGGGTCCCTGGCCGCCACGACGGGAAGGGCGGCGAGGGCCACGAACGCGGCGAGCGCCCGCACAGCAGTTTCCAACCGGGGGTCTCTCACCCGTAGAATCTTACGGGCCGGAAGGAGCCCGGTTGCAGTGATCCGATTCGGAACATCGGGTTGGAGAGTCGTCCTCGCCGAGGAATTCCCCTTCGCGAACGCCTGCTGCCACGTCCTGGAAGGCTGAGCGTCACCGTCCCCGATCGGGGAAGGAAGGAACCGCATGTACGCCATCGAAGAGATCCATGCCCGGGAGATCCTGGATTCCCGCGGGAACCCCACCATCGAGGTCGAGTGCCTCCTCGAGTCCGGGGCTTCCGGCCGCGCCGGCGTTCCGTCCGGCGCCTCGACCGGGACGCGCGAGGCCCTCGAGCTGCGCGACGGCGACCCGAAGCGCTTCGGCGGCAAGGGGACCCTCAAGGCCGTCGACAACGTCAACAAGACGATCGCCCCCGAGCTCCTCGGCTTCGACGCCCGCGACCAGGCGGGCCTCGACCGCCTCATGTGCGACCTCGACGGCACCGAGTTCAAGTCGAAGCTCGGGGCCAACGCGACGCTCGGCGTCTCGATGGCCGTCTGCCGCGCCGCATCCGAGGCGTGCGAGCTGCCGCTCTACCGCTACCTCGGCGGGACGGGTGCCGTCTCTCTCCCGGTGCCGATGATGAACGTCGTCAACGGCGGGGCGCACGCCGACAACCCGCTCGACCACCAGGAGTTCATGCTGATTCCTGCCGGGTTCGAGTCGTACCGCGAAGCGCTGCGCGCCGGGGCCGAGACGTTCCACGCGCTCAAGTCGATCCTGAAGAAGAAGGGGCTCGCGACCTCCGTCGGCGACGAGGGGGGCTTCGCGCCGGCCGTCGGCACCGCCCGCGAGGCGCTCGACGTCATCGTCGAGGCGATCGGCAAGGCCGGCTACAAGGCCGGAGAGCAGATCTTCCTCGCCCTCGACCCGGCCGCCTCCGAATACTTCAAGGACGGAACCTACGTTCTCGACGGCGAGGGCCTGAAGCTCTCTCCCGCCGAGATGGTCGCGTTCTGGGAAGCGATCGTGAAGGACTATCCGATCGTCTCCATCGAAGACGGTTGCGCCGAGGGAGACAGGGCCGGCTGGAAGCTGATGACCGAGCGGCTCGGATCGAAGATCCACCTCATCGGCGACGACCTCTTCGTCACGAACCCGAAGATCCTCGCCGAGGGGATCCGGGACGGCATCGCGAACGGCCTCCTCGTGAAGGTCAACC
It encodes the following:
- a CDS encoding CAP domain-containing protein — protein: MRALAAFVALAALPVVAARDPEPRRVVMSSLAPDYAENVPAAKAELLRVINEERSAHGAPALAYDLLGAKVGDEFCEDAARNRTSGHWDLAGRPPYLRWALAGGIDHHAQNFAAESRRGFEFTEPPVELLKAMHAAFMAERPPDDGHRRTVLDPIWTHVGIGFAIVGGEMRMTEEYSRRVLEWAELPPGPVKAGKGALVALKLPRGWNVGAVEVAYEEPPRPMSRSEISARGSYGLPPALRTLRPYPPAGTRWASGEPGDFRPNASGRVELVVALDRGPGHYYLVVFAAEGDAMGRKLFPVATPMVTAR
- the eno gene encoding phosphopyruvate hydratase, translating into MYAIEEIHAREILDSRGNPTIEVECLLESGASGRAGVPSGASTGTREALELRDGDPKRFGGKGTLKAVDNVNKTIAPELLGFDARDQAGLDRLMCDLDGTEFKSKLGANATLGVSMAVCRAASEACELPLYRYLGGTGAVSLPVPMMNVVNGGAHADNPLDHQEFMLIPAGFESYREALRAGAETFHALKSILKKKGLATSVGDEGGFAPAVGTAREALDVIVEAIGKAGYKAGEQIFLALDPAASEYFKDGTYVLDGEGLKLSPAEMVAFWEAIVKDYPIVSIEDGCAEGDRAGWKLMTERLGSKIHLIGDDLFVTNPKILAEGIRDGIANGLLVKVNQIGTITETLEAVRMAQVASYVTAVSHRSGETEDTTIADLAVATNSMFIKTGSASRSERLAKYNRLLRIEEELADAGRFFGLTVKK